A single Prevotella sp. E15-22 DNA region contains:
- the ribH gene encoding 6,7-dimethyl-8-ribityllumazine synthase: MATALHNLSDYDFNAVPDASNMIFGIVVAEWNPDITGALLEGCVSTLEKHGALPENIHVKTVPGSFELIYGAHQMTLNDGYDAVIILGSVIRGETPHFDYICQGVTAGIARLNATSNIPVVYGLLTTNDLQQALDRAGGKLGNKGDECAVVAIKMAKF, encoded by the coding sequence ATGGCTACTGCTCTTCATAATCTGAGCGACTACGACTTCAATGCTGTGCCCGATGCGTCGAACATGATCTTCGGCATCGTGGTGGCAGAGTGGAACCCAGATATTACAGGTGCACTGCTTGAGGGTTGCGTAAGCACCCTCGAGAAGCACGGTGCGCTGCCCGAGAATATTCATGTGAAAACGGTGCCAGGCTCGTTCGAGCTCATCTACGGCGCCCATCAGATGACTCTCAACGACGGCTATGATGCCGTGATTATCTTAGGTAGCGTTATTCGCGGCGAGACACCTCACTTCGACTATATCTGTCAGGGTGTCACCGCTGGCATCGCTCGCCTCAATGCCACCAGCAATATTCCCGTTGTCTATGGTCTCCTGACCACCAACGACCTGCAGCAGGCGCTCGACCGTGCAGGCGGCAAGTTGGGCAACAAGGGCGACGAATGTGCTGTGGTGGCCATCAAGATGGCAAAGTTTTAA
- a CDS encoding tol-pal system YbgF family protein: MADIKNNNAAPAFGEQNKHEALILKYKNVIIGGLIAIIAGVGIGFFVKNCSTTNFNEASTDMAKAQEYFAEAVMTNDSVAFQKALKGDSINAGFLTVIENDGSGKVSNLAKLYAGICYARLGNMQEAANYLEQFDSKDDAMISPAALGALGNVKASLGQLDEAAATLIKAAEQADNNTLSPQFLIQAGEILESQGKKAEALKLYEQIKEKYVDWQRYNTIDNYIERVKE, translated from the coding sequence ATGGCAGACATTAAAAACAACAACGCTGCTCCCGCCTTTGGCGAGCAGAACAAGCACGAGGCTTTGATCCTCAAGTACAAGAACGTGATTATCGGTGGTCTCATCGCCATCATCGCTGGTGTAGGTATCGGTTTCTTCGTCAAGAACTGCTCTACCACTAACTTCAACGAGGCCAGCACCGATATGGCTAAGGCTCAGGAGTATTTCGCCGAGGCTGTGATGACCAACGATAGCGTGGCTTTCCAGAAGGCTCTGAAGGGCGACAGCATCAACGCTGGTTTCCTCACTGTGATTGAGAACGACGGTTCTGGCAAGGTGTCAAACCTCGCAAAGCTCTATGCAGGTATCTGCTACGCTCGTCTGGGCAACATGCAGGAGGCTGCTAACTACCTCGAGCAGTTCGACTCTAAGGACGACGCTATGATCTCACCTGCTGCTCTGGGTGCCCTGGGCAATGTGAAGGCTTCTCTGGGTCAGCTCGACGAGGCTGCTGCTACACTGATCAAGGCTGCCGAGCAGGCCGACAACAACACCCTGTCACCCCAGTTCCTCATTCAGGCTGGCGAGATTCTCGAGAGCCAGGGTAAGAAGGCTGAGGCTCTGAAGCTGTACGAGCAGATCAAGGAGAAGTACGTTGACTGGCAGCGTTACAACACCATTGATAACTATATTGAGCGCGTTAAAGAGTAA
- a CDS encoding DNA replication/repair protein RecF: MILERLSIINYKNIKEATLELSPKINCFIGHNGAGKTNVLDAVYFLSFCHSAQTTQDSLVINHDEAFFMLEGTYDSKLMIHCAMKRGAKKVFKRDKKAYQRLSEHIGLIPIVMISPADSYLIEGSSEERRKLMDVVIAQLDRSYIEALNRYNKALQQRNALLKMEDSEPDPELLTLWEEQMAREGEKIYAKRNEFVEHIIPLFQEFYETISGGHEKVSLNYTSHCQRGPLLEVIQRDRFKDRAVGYSLHGIHRDDLEITIDGHAMRREGSQGQQKTFVIALKLAMHHLLKSNDSCPILLLDDIFDKLDSQRVEQIVKLVASNQFGQIFITDTNREHIDQILRHGDFDYKLYDVKDGVIN, encoded by the coding sequence ATGATATTAGAGCGTCTTTCCATCATAAATTATAAGAACATTAAGGAGGCAACACTCGAGCTGTCGCCAAAAATCAACTGCTTCATTGGTCACAACGGAGCAGGCAAGACCAACGTGCTCGACGCCGTTTACTTCCTGTCGTTCTGCCATTCGGCACAGACCACGCAGGACTCGCTGGTGATTAATCACGACGAGGCCTTTTTCATGCTGGAAGGAACGTATGACTCTAAACTCATGATCCACTGTGCCATGAAGCGTGGCGCCAAGAAGGTGTTTAAGCGCGACAAGAAGGCGTATCAGCGACTGTCGGAGCACATCGGACTGATACCCATCGTGATGATCTCGCCAGCCGACTCGTACCTCATCGAGGGCAGCAGCGAGGAGCGAAGAAAACTGATGGACGTGGTGATTGCGCAGCTGGATCGCAGCTATATTGAGGCCCTGAACCGCTATAACAAAGCCCTGCAGCAACGCAACGCCCTGCTGAAGATGGAAGACAGCGAGCCTGACCCAGAATTATTGACACTGTGGGAGGAACAGATGGCGCGCGAGGGCGAGAAAATCTATGCGAAGCGCAACGAATTTGTGGAGCATATCATCCCCCTGTTTCAGGAGTTCTACGAGACTATCTCGGGCGGCCATGAAAAGGTGTCGCTCAACTATACATCGCACTGTCAGCGAGGCCCCCTGCTGGAGGTGATTCAGCGCGACCGTTTCAAGGACCGTGCCGTGGGCTATTCGCTGCATGGCATCCATCGTGACGACCTGGAGATTACCATCGATGGGCACGCCATGCGCCGTGAGGGCAGTCAGGGCCAGCAAAAGACGTTTGTCATTGCCCTGAAACTGGCCATGCACCACCTGCTGAAAAGCAACGACTCGTGCCCCATCCTACTGCTGGACGACATCTTCGATAAGTTGGACTCGCAGCGTGTGGAGCAGATTGTGAAGCTGGTGGCCAGCAACCAGTTTGGACAGATTTTTATTACGGACACCAATCGTGAACACATAGACCAGATTTTGCGTCATGGCGACTTTGACTATAAGCTCTATGACGTGAAGGACGGAGTAATTAATTAA
- a CDS encoding DUF721 domain-containing protein: protein MFKRKEKVVSELVMRNLRAQGLETPLLQKRLIEAWPVVASEFIARYTTDVSIRNQTLYVGLTSPALRADLSMRRQEYVQKLNEYVGSQVIADIKFC, encoded by the coding sequence ATGTTTAAAAGAAAAGAAAAAGTCGTAAGCGAACTGGTTATGCGCAACCTGCGTGCCCAGGGACTGGAGACACCACTGTTGCAGAAACGTTTGATTGAGGCATGGCCCGTGGTGGCCAGCGAATTCATCGCGCGCTATACCACCGACGTGAGCATTCGCAACCAAACACTGTATGTGGGTCTGACCTCGCCTGCCCTGCGTGCCGACTTAAGCATGCGCCGTCAGGAATACGTACAGAAATTAAACGAATATGTCGGCAGTCAAGTGATTGCCGACATAAAATTCTGCTAA
- a CDS encoding S41 family peptidase has translation MNTKNRFSPLWLALAVVVGIVIGTFYAHHFSGNRLSIINSGSNKLNNLLYIIDDQYVDTVDMVDLVEKAMPQILSELDPHSTYISAKDVQTANDDLRGSFSGVGIEFTIRQDTLRVQNVISEGPAEQAGVLAGDKIVTVDDSVFTGKSLTNEEAMHRLKGPKGTKVKLGILRYGEKSLRHVTVTRGEIPMKSVTAAYMLDDQAGYIKIKNFGENTYLELLVALAQLADEGFQQLTIDLRGNTGGYLQSAVQIANEFLPKNKLIVYTQGRRSPREEYRSDGRGSYQRMPLVILIDEGSASASEILAGAIQDNDRGTIIGRRSFGKGLVQKPVEFGDGSMMRLTIARYYTPSGRCIQKPYTSGMDKDYEEDLLMRYQHGEFFSQDSIKHVGPEYHTNNGRVVYGGGGITPDIFVPEDTVDYTSYYKEAAYSGLILQFGYDYTDQNRGLLQEFDDEASLLKYLKKQNLVEKFAQYADKHGLKRRNLMIQKSRHLLEQYIYSRVIYNMLSEESWLMFLNEDDPAIKEALNVFKAGEAFPKTPNLTDKKQKKKVAMTYDYRSVRRSHTVIARA, from the coding sequence ATGAACACCAAGAATAGATTCTCACCCCTTTGGTTGGCGTTGGCCGTGGTGGTAGGTATTGTCATCGGCACCTTCTACGCCCATCATTTTTCAGGTAACCGCTTGAGTATCATTAACTCAGGCAGTAACAAGCTGAACAACCTGCTGTATATCATCGACGACCAGTATGTGGACACCGTCGATATGGTAGACCTTGTTGAGAAGGCTATGCCGCAGATTCTGTCTGAGCTCGATCCGCATTCCACCTATATCTCGGCCAAGGATGTGCAGACTGCCAACGACGATTTGCGAGGCTCGTTCTCTGGTGTTGGCATCGAGTTCACCATCCGCCAGGACACCCTGCGTGTTCAGAACGTCATCAGCGAGGGTCCTGCCGAGCAGGCTGGCGTATTGGCAGGCGACAAGATTGTCACTGTCGACGACTCTGTCTTCACAGGCAAGAGTCTGACCAACGAAGAGGCCATGCATCGCCTCAAGGGTCCCAAGGGCACCAAGGTGAAGTTGGGCATCCTGCGCTATGGCGAGAAGTCGCTGCGCCATGTCACTGTGACGCGTGGTGAGATACCCATGAAGAGTGTCACAGCCGCCTATATGCTCGACGATCAGGCCGGCTATATCAAGATTAAGAACTTTGGCGAGAACACCTATCTGGAACTCCTGGTGGCACTGGCACAGCTGGCCGACGAGGGCTTCCAGCAGCTCACCATCGACCTGCGTGGCAACACGGGCGGCTATCTGCAGTCGGCCGTACAGATAGCCAACGAGTTTTTGCCCAAGAACAAGCTGATTGTCTATACCCAGGGCCGCCGTTCGCCTCGCGAGGAGTATCGCAGCGACGGACGTGGCAGTTACCAGCGCATGCCGTTGGTCATCCTCATCGACGAGGGCTCTGCCTCGGCCAGCGAGATTCTGGCAGGCGCCATTCAGGACAACGACCGTGGCACCATCATTGGTCGCCGTTCCTTTGGCAAGGGCTTGGTTCAGAAGCCAGTTGAGTTTGGCGACGGCTCTATGATGCGCCTCACCATCGCACGCTATTACACGCCCTCAGGCCGTTGCATCCAGAAACCCTATACCAGTGGCATGGACAAAGACTATGAGGAGGATCTGCTCATGCGCTATCAGCATGGCGAGTTCTTCTCGCAGGACAGCATCAAGCACGTGGGTCCTGAGTATCACACCAACAATGGCCGCGTGGTCTATGGTGGTGGTGGCATCACGCCCGATATCTTTGTGCCTGAGGATACAGTCGACTATACCTCTTACTATAAGGAGGCAGCCTATTCTGGACTTATTCTGCAGTTTGGCTATGACTATACCGACCAGAACCGTGGCCTGTTGCAGGAGTTCGACGACGAGGCTTCGCTACTGAAATATCTGAAGAAGCAGAACCTCGTTGAGAAGTTTGCACAGTATGCCGACAAGCACGGCCTGAAGCGTCGCAACCTGATGATTCAGAAGTCGCGCCACCTCCTGGAGCAGTATATCTACAGTCGTGTGATCTACAACATGCTGAGCGAGGAGTCATGGCTCATGTTCCTCAACGAGGACGATCCAGCCATTAAGGAAGCCCTGAACGTGTTCAAAGCAGGCGAGGCCTTCCCCAAGACCCCCAATCTGACAGATAAAAAACAGAAGAAAAAAGTAGCGATGACCTATGACTATCGGTCTGTTCGCCGATCGCATACGGTCATCGCCCGTGCTTAG
- a CDS encoding dCMP deaminase family protein yields MANEKQQKLDSRYLRMARIWAENSYCVRRQVGALVVKNKMIISDGYNGTPTGFENVCEDENNVSKPYVLHAEANAITKLARSSNNSDGATIYITASPCIECAKLIIQAGIKRVVYGEKYRLTDGIELLERAGIEVVYLEV; encoded by the coding sequence ATGGCAAACGAAAAACAACAAAAACTCGATTCGCGCTATCTGCGCATGGCTCGCATCTGGGCCGAGAACTCCTATTGCGTGCGTCGTCAGGTGGGTGCGCTGGTGGTCAAGAACAAGATGATTATCAGCGATGGCTATAATGGCACACCCACGGGTTTTGAGAATGTGTGCGAGGACGAGAACAACGTCTCGAAACCATATGTGCTTCATGCCGAGGCGAATGCCATCACGAAACTGGCCCGTAGCAGTAACAACAGCGATGGCGCCACTATCTATATCACAGCCTCGCCTTGTATCGAGTGCGCCAAACTCATCATCCAGGCAGGCATTAAGCGCGTGGTCTATGGCGAGAAGTACCGTCTCACGGATGGCATCGAGTTGTTGGAGCGCGCAGGTATTGAAGTTGTATATTTAGAAGTATGA
- a CDS encoding M3 family metallopeptidase, producing MNEHSEKRINPFFESYNTPHDTVPFDRIRLEDFEEAFMEGIRRDNEQIEKTINNPAKPTFNNTIINIDDDTEGYYDLLDRVSTVFFNLLSAETNDEMDALAQKMQPILTQHANDVRLNEKLFERVKYVHRYHGLLSKEEKRLLDNCYDGFVRSGALLDKEGKERLRQLTEEASMLSLQFSQNLLKENKAYTLHITDEADLDGLPDTAREAAAAEAKAQGKEGWVFTLDFPSYSPFMTYSTRRELRRQMYMAKNTECIHDNDCNNLEICKRLINLRREIAQLLGFKTYADYVLKNRMAGNVRSVYKLLNNLIDAYKPTAQKEMKQLGSRLEPWDISYYSHKLKLRKYNIDAEMLRPYFQLEKVIDGVFGLANRLYGITFKENKDIPVYHPDVKAYEVFDKDGSFLAMFYADFHPRKGKQGGAWMTQYQGQYIDKKGENVRPHVSVVMNLTKPTPEKPALLTLGEVETFLHEFGHSLHGMFANTRFESLSGTNVWWDFVELPSQFMENYAVEKQFLSTFAFHYQTGEPLPDELIRRIVRSRNFMAATACLRQVSFGLLDMAYYTQKTEFTDDIIAFEKEAWRKAIIGKQLPDTCMTVQFSHIMAGGYAAGYYSYKWAEVLDADAFSVFKRRGIFDQATAQSFRDNVLSKGGTENPMVLYKRFRGCEPTIDALLRRNGIKTKNKLVVK from the coding sequence ATGAACGAACATTCAGAGAAAAGAATAAATCCATTTTTCGAGTCATATAACACACCCCACGATACGGTGCCGTTCGACCGTATCCGCCTTGAGGACTTCGAGGAAGCCTTTATGGAGGGCATTCGTCGCGACAACGAACAGATAGAGAAAACCATCAACAATCCAGCCAAGCCCACCTTCAACAACACCATTATCAATATCGATGATGATACTGAAGGCTATTACGACTTGCTGGACCGTGTGTCAACCGTCTTCTTCAATCTGCTGAGTGCCGAGACCAACGACGAGATGGACGCCCTGGCACAGAAGATGCAGCCCATCCTCACGCAGCATGCCAATGATGTGCGCCTCAACGAAAAACTCTTTGAGCGTGTGAAGTACGTACACCGTTACCATGGTCTGCTGTCGAAGGAGGAGAAGCGTCTGCTCGACAACTGTTACGACGGCTTTGTGCGCAGTGGTGCCCTGCTCGACAAGGAAGGAAAGGAACGCCTGCGCCAACTCACTGAGGAGGCCAGTATGCTGAGTCTGCAGTTCTCGCAGAACCTGCTCAAGGAAAACAAGGCCTATACCCTGCATATCACTGATGAAGCCGATCTCGACGGACTGCCCGATACGGCTCGCGAGGCTGCTGCCGCCGAGGCCAAGGCACAAGGCAAGGAGGGTTGGGTGTTCACGCTCGACTTCCCCTCTTATTCGCCCTTCATGACCTATAGCACCCGTCGCGAACTTCGTCGCCAGATGTATATGGCCAAGAACACCGAGTGTATTCACGATAACGACTGCAACAATCTTGAGATCTGTAAGCGTCTCATCAACTTGCGTCGCGAGATTGCCCAGCTCCTTGGTTTCAAGACCTATGCCGACTATGTGCTGAAAAACCGCATGGCAGGCAATGTGCGCAGCGTCTATAAGTTGCTCAACAATCTGATCGACGCCTATAAGCCCACGGCTCAGAAAGAGATGAAGCAGTTGGGCAGCCGACTCGAGCCATGGGACATCTCATACTATTCGCATAAGCTCAAGCTGAGAAAATATAATATCGATGCCGAGATGCTCCGTCCTTATTTCCAGTTGGAGAAAGTCATCGATGGCGTGTTTGGCCTGGCCAACCGTCTGTATGGCATCACGTTCAAGGAGAACAAGGACATTCCTGTCTATCATCCTGATGTGAAGGCCTATGAAGTGTTCGATAAGGACGGCTCCTTCCTGGCTATGTTCTATGCCGACTTCCATCCACGCAAAGGCAAGCAGGGTGGGGCATGGATGACCCAGTATCAGGGACAGTATATCGACAAGAAGGGCGAGAACGTGCGTCCGCATGTGTCTGTGGTGATGAACCTCACCAAGCCCACCCCTGAGAAGCCTGCGCTGCTCACCCTGGGCGAGGTGGAGACCTTCCTTCACGAGTTTGGCCACTCGCTGCATGGCATGTTTGCCAACACGCGTTTCGAGAGTCTCAGTGGCACCAACGTATGGTGGGACTTTGTAGAGTTGCCTTCGCAGTTCATGGAGAACTATGCCGTCGAGAAGCAGTTCCTGAGCACCTTCGCCTTCCATTACCAGACGGGCGAGCCCCTTCCTGACGAGCTCATCCGTCGCATTGTGAGGAGTCGCAACTTCATGGCAGCCACAGCCTGTCTGCGCCAGGTGTCGTTCGGCCTGCTCGATATGGCCTACTACACCCAGAAGACAGAGTTCACTGACGATATCATCGCCTTCGAGAAGGAAGCCTGGCGAAAGGCCATCATTGGCAAGCAGTTGCCCGATACCTGCATGACGGTGCAGTTCTCGCATATCATGGCAGGAGGCTATGCCGCCGGCTATTACAGTTATAAGTGGGCCGAGGTGCTCGATGCCGATGCCTTCTCAGTGTTCAAGCGTCGTGGCATCTTCGACCAGGCCACGGCCCAGTCGTTCCGCGATAATGTGCTGTCGAAGGGTGGCACAGAGAATCCCATGGTGCTCTACAAGCGCTTCAGGGGCTGTGAGCCCACTATCGATGCGCTGCTCAGGCGCAATGGCATCAAGACCAAGAATAAATTAGTAGTCAAATAA
- a CDS encoding tetratricopeptide repeat-containing serine protease family protein: MKRLYILTSLLMLAVCAMAQPDWAKKASKSVFTLKTFAADGTLIASTNGFFVRDNGEAVSCFSPFKGASRAVVIDASGKEIPVALILGANETYDVVKFQVAKTKVQPLALAGKSAAKDETVWLLPYRETKRVPQGTVQKTETFNGNYAYYTLELTMPDNSVGTPLLNANGEVIGLMQQPNAVGDAKSFAVSALFADSLKVNGLSINDPVLRSTQIKKALPDDLNQAQLTLYMGGSLQDSLAYVTLIEDFIAKFPKEPDGYTYRAQMLADGHHFAEADRDMQKALKVAEKPDEVHYSYSRLILQKMVYSTDTLYKAWTFDRAFDEAAEAYRLNAQPTYRQQQAFVRYVQQNYAEAYDIYESLFQSSLRSADLFYSASLCKQQLKDSTSQLALLDSCVAQFSRPYLKEVAPYLLSRAQLLMDLGRHRQAVSDLNDYEEVMKAQVNSNFYYMRFRVETEGRLFQQALNDIEKAITMTPQSDLYYAEKASLQIRVGLYDEAVETAKTCIQLAPEHSDGYLFLGLAQCLKDQKAEGVKNLQKAKELGDAQADELIEKYSK; encoded by the coding sequence ATGAAACGACTTTATATCCTGACCAGCCTGTTGATGCTGGCTGTATGTGCGATGGCTCAGCCCGATTGGGCCAAGAAAGCCTCTAAGTCGGTCTTCACCTTGAAGACCTTTGCTGCCGATGGTACGCTGATAGCCAGCACCAACGGCTTCTTTGTGCGAGATAATGGCGAGGCCGTCAGCTGCTTCTCGCCGTTCAAAGGCGCCTCGCGTGCCGTTGTCATTGATGCCTCTGGCAAGGAGATTCCTGTTGCGCTCATCCTGGGTGCCAACGAGACCTACGACGTGGTGAAGTTTCAGGTGGCCAAGACCAAGGTCCAGCCCCTCGCTCTTGCTGGCAAGTCGGCCGCTAAGGACGAGACCGTGTGGCTTCTGCCTTATCGCGAGACCAAGCGCGTGCCCCAGGGCACCGTTCAAAAGACAGAGACCTTTAATGGCAACTATGCCTATTATACCCTTGAACTCACCATGCCCGATAACAGCGTGGGCACACCCTTGCTCAATGCCAATGGCGAGGTCATCGGACTGATGCAGCAGCCCAATGCTGTTGGCGATGCCAAGAGCTTTGCCGTGAGTGCCTTGTTTGCCGATAGTCTGAAGGTGAATGGCCTGAGCATCAACGACCCCGTGTTGCGCTCTACGCAAATCAAGAAAGCCTTGCCCGACGATTTGAACCAGGCGCAGCTCACCCTTTATATGGGAGGCTCGTTGCAGGATTCGCTGGCTTATGTCACCCTGATTGAGGACTTCATCGCTAAGTTCCCCAAGGAGCCCGATGGCTATACCTATCGCGCCCAGATGCTGGCCGACGGTCATCACTTTGCTGAGGCCGACCGCGATATGCAGAAGGCGCTGAAGGTGGCCGAGAAGCCCGATGAAGTGCATTACAGCTATTCGCGCCTCATCCTTCAGAAGATGGTCTATAGCACAGACACCCTCTACAAGGCCTGGACGTTCGATCGTGCCTTCGACGAGGCAGCCGAGGCCTATCGCCTCAATGCGCAGCCCACCTACCGTCAGCAGCAGGCTTTTGTGCGCTATGTGCAGCAGAACTATGCCGAGGCCTACGACATCTACGAGAGTCTGTTCCAGTCGTCCCTGCGCTCTGCCGACCTCTTTTATTCTGCCTCATTGTGCAAGCAGCAGTTAAAGGACTCCACATCCCAGCTGGCCCTGCTCGATAGTTGTGTGGCCCAGTTCTCGCGTCCTTATCTCAAGGAGGTGGCCCCTTATCTGCTTTCGCGTGCCCAGTTGCTCATGGACCTGGGGCGCCATCGTCAGGCCGTCAGCGACCTCAACGACTATGAGGAAGTGATGAAGGCTCAGGTGAACTCAAATTTCTATTATATGCGCTTCCGTGTCGAGACGGAGGGACGCCTGTTTCAGCAGGCTCTGAACGATATCGAGAAGGCCATCACCATGACACCACAGTCGGATCTGTATTATGCCGAGAAGGCCTCGCTGCAGATTCGCGTAGGACTCTATGATGAGGCTGTTGAGACGGCCAAGACCTGCATCCAGCTGGCGCCAGAACACAGTGATGGCTATCTGTTCCTTGGACTGGCCCAGTGCCTGAAAGACCAGAAGGCCGAGGGCGTGAAGAATCTGCAGAAGGCCAAGGAACTGGGCGATGCCCAGGCTGACGAGCTGATTGAGAAATACTCGAAATGA
- the recN gene encoding DNA repair protein RecN: protein MLKQLYIKNFTLIDELDMEFHSGFSVITGETGAGKSIILGAIGLLLGQRADSKSVKMGTDRCVIEAHFDLSRYQMEDFFEQNEIDFDADDTIIRRELTAAGKSRAFINDTPVALTMLKELGERLVDVHSQHQNLLLNKQDFQLSVVDVIANDAKELDDYATTYARYQELKKEEQRLREEIEQGRQSVDFMQFQYDELSSARLSDGEQEELEQRSETMSHSEDIKSALYEAETALLGDENGLVSNLKHAVSALQGIERVYPDVAELAERMNSCYIELKDAADEVSAKLETVDFDPAELDTVNDRLDRIYALQKKYKVDTVAALLAIQDDLERKLSNIENSDEALAELERQVAAAQKAVQSKADVLTKKRQKAAQEIEKQMQSRLVPLGMPHVRFQIVIEQEPLGRSGQDKVSFLFSANTSTPLQPVAQVASGGEIARVMLSLKAMISGAVKLPTIIFDEIDTGVSGKIAEQMAQIMAEMGRCDRQVISITHLPQIAALGTTHYKVYKEETPQGTTSHMQMLTPNERITEIAQMLSGSDVSDAAIQNAKELLKL, encoded by the coding sequence ATGCTGAAGCAACTATATATCAAGAACTTCACGCTGATCGACGAGCTCGACATGGAATTCCATAGCGGCTTCTCTGTCATCACGGGCGAAACGGGTGCCGGCAAGAGTATCATCTTGGGTGCCATTGGTCTGTTGTTAGGCCAGCGTGCCGACTCGAAAAGTGTCAAGATGGGCACAGACCGTTGCGTCATCGAGGCCCATTTCGACCTCTCCCGTTATCAGATGGAGGACTTCTTTGAGCAAAACGAGATCGACTTCGATGCCGACGACACCATCATCCGTCGTGAACTGACGGCAGCAGGCAAGAGTCGCGCCTTTATCAACGATACCCCTGTGGCGCTCACCATGCTGAAGGAGTTGGGCGAGCGCTTGGTCGACGTCCACTCACAGCATCAGAATCTGCTGCTCAACAAGCAGGACTTCCAGCTCAGTGTAGTCGATGTTATTGCCAACGACGCTAAGGAACTCGACGATTACGCCACAACCTATGCCCGCTATCAGGAACTGAAGAAGGAAGAGCAGCGTTTGCGCGAGGAGATAGAACAAGGCCGTCAGTCTGTAGACTTCATGCAGTTTCAGTACGACGAACTGTCTAGCGCCCGCTTGTCGGATGGCGAGCAGGAAGAACTCGAGCAGCGCAGCGAAACCATGTCGCACTCCGAGGACATCAAGTCGGCTCTTTACGAGGCCGAAACAGCATTGTTAGGTGATGAAAATGGCTTGGTTAGCAACCTTAAACATGCTGTTTCTGCGCTGCAGGGCATAGAGCGCGTCTATCCAGACGTGGCCGAGTTGGCCGAGCGCATGAACAGTTGCTATATAGAACTGAAGGACGCTGCCGATGAGGTGAGCGCCAAACTTGAGACCGTCGACTTTGATCCTGCCGAACTCGATACTGTGAACGACCGTCTGGACCGTATCTACGCCCTGCAGAAGAAATATAAGGTCGACACCGTGGCTGCTTTGCTCGCTATCCAAGACGACCTGGAGCGTAAGCTGTCGAACATTGAGAATAGCGACGAGGCGCTGGCCGAGTTAGAGCGTCAGGTGGCAGCTGCCCAAAAAGCGGTGCAGTCAAAAGCCGATGTACTCACGAAGAAACGTCAGAAGGCCGCTCAGGAGATCGAGAAGCAGATGCAGAGCAGACTGGTACCCTTAGGCATGCCCCATGTGCGTTTCCAGATTGTGATAGAGCAGGAGCCCCTTGGCCGTTCAGGACAAGACAAGGTGTCGTTCCTCTTCAGCGCCAACACCTCAACGCCCCTGCAGCCTGTGGCTCAGGTAGCCTCTGGTGGCGAGATTGCACGCGTCATGCTGTCGCTCAAGGCCATGATCAGTGGCGCTGTGAAACTGCCCACCATCATCTTCGACGAGATAGATACAGGTGTTAGTGGTAAGATTGCCGAGCAGATGGCGCAGATCATGGCCGAGATGGGGCGCTGCGACCGTCAGGTCATCAGCATCACCCACCTGCCTCAGATTGCAGCCCTGGGCACCACCCATTATAAGGTCTATAAGGAAGAGACACCACAGGGCACTACCAGTCACATGCAGATGCTGACGCCCAACGAGCGAATCACTGAGATTGCCCAGATGCTTAGCGGCAGCGACGTGTCGGATGCCGCCATTCAAAATGCAAAAGAACTGTTGAAACTATGA